The following proteins come from a genomic window of Denitromonas sp.:
- the pgi gene encoding glucose-6-phosphate isomerase, producing MFVVCSKSFTTQETLTNARSARAWFLREGATEADVSRHFVAVSTNAEAVAGFGIDPANMFGFWDWVGGRYSLWSAVGLSIMLQIGPAAFHDMLAGAHAMDTHFRSAPWRENLPVLLALIGVWYVNGFGTATHMVAPYDHGLRQLPGYLQQLDMESNGKQTTRDGTPVGRATGPVVWGNSGINGQHAFYQLLHQGSQLVPADFVATLHSPDNTRPHHDIVLANCIAQAQALMMGRTADEARAEMAAEGLPPERIAELLPHRCFGGNRPTNVILLDALTPHTLGALLAMYEHKVFVQGVLWNVNSFDQWGVELGKQLARRIEAAFASGEAPAGADSSTCQLIALARAALRARDDGVA from the coding sequence CTGTTCGTCGTCTGCTCGAAGAGCTTCACCACCCAGGAGACACTCACCAACGCCCGCAGCGCGCGCGCCTGGTTCCTGCGCGAGGGGGCGACCGAAGCCGATGTAAGCCGCCATTTCGTCGCCGTATCGACCAACGCCGAGGCCGTCGCCGGCTTCGGCATCGACCCGGCCAACATGTTCGGCTTCTGGGACTGGGTCGGCGGGCGCTACTCGCTGTGGTCGGCGGTGGGCCTGAGCATCATGCTGCAGATCGGCCCGGCGGCCTTCCACGACATGCTCGCCGGCGCCCACGCCATGGACACACACTTCCGCAGCGCGCCGTGGCGGGAGAACCTGCCGGTGCTGCTGGCGCTGATCGGCGTGTGGTATGTGAACGGCTTTGGCACCGCCACCCACATGGTCGCCCCCTACGACCACGGCCTGCGCCAGCTGCCCGGCTACCTGCAGCAGCTCGACATGGAAAGCAACGGCAAGCAGACCACCCGCGACGGCACGCCCGTCGGCCGGGCCACGGGGCCGGTGGTGTGGGGCAACAGCGGCATCAACGGTCAGCACGCCTTCTACCAGTTGCTGCACCAGGGTTCGCAACTGGTGCCGGCCGATTTCGTCGCCACCTTGCACAGCCCCGACAACACCCGCCCGCACCACGACATCGTGCTGGCCAACTGCATTGCCCAGGCACAGGCCCTGATGATGGGCCGCACGGCCGACGAGGCGCGCGCCGAGATGGCGGCCGAAGGCCTGCCGCCCGAGCGCATCGCCGAACTGCTGCCGCACCGCTGTTTCGGCGGCAACCGCCCGACCAACGTCATCTTGCTCGACGCGCTCACCCCGCACACCCTGGGCGCCCTGCTCGCCATGTACGAGCACAAGGTGTTCGTGCAGGGCGTGCTATGGAACGTGAATAGCTTCGACCAATGGGGCGTGGAACTGGGCAAGCAGCTGGCCCGGCGCATCGAAGCCGCCTTCGCCAGCGGCGAGGCCCCGGCCGGCGCCGACAGCTCCACCTGCCAGCTCATCGCCCTGGCGCGTGCCGCGCTGCGCGCGCGCGACGACGGCGTCGCGTAA
- a CDS encoding YceH family protein yields MTDTNESTDGFDLSPNEARVLAVLIEKGFTTPDQYPLSLNAITTGCNQLTGREPVMQLDESEVSEAISQLLARGLVGRYEGARVVKYEHRIRLRHSLPPAEQAIMALLMLRGPQTAGELRSRSERMHRFDDIPTVQAALEHLSEKYPPMVMALPRAPGTKETRYAHLMCGEVDVASAMAASAPSAPGGLAARVETLEAEVAALRAELHQLKINLGEAD; encoded by the coding sequence ATGACCGACACCAACGAATCGACCGACGGCTTCGACCTCAGCCCGAACGAAGCCCGCGTGCTGGCCGTACTGATCGAAAAAGGCTTCACCACGCCCGATCAGTACCCGCTCAGCCTCAACGCCATCACCACCGGTTGCAACCAGCTCACCGGCCGCGAACCGGTCATGCAGCTCGATGAATCGGAGGTCAGCGAAGCGATCAGCCAGCTGCTGGCTCGCGGCCTGGTCGGTCGCTACGAGGGCGCCCGGGTGGTCAAGTACGAACACCGCATCCGCCTGCGCCACTCACTGCCACCGGCCGAGCAGGCGATCATGGCGCTGCTCATGCTGCGTGGCCCGCAAACCGCCGGCGAGTTGCGCAGCCGCAGCGAGCGCATGCACCGCTTCGACGACATTCCCACCGTGCAGGCCGCGCTCGAACACCTGAGCGAGAAGTATCCGCCCATGGTCATGGCCCTGCCGCGCGCCCCCGGCACCAAGGAAACCCGCTACGCCCACCTGATGTGCGGCGAGGTCGACGTGGCCAGCGCCATGGCCGCATCGGCGCCGTCCGCCCCGGGCGGGCTGGCCGCGCGGGTCGAGACGCTGGAGGCCGAAGTGGCCGCCCTGCGTGCCGAACTGCATCAGCTCAAGATCAATCTGGGCGAAGCCGACTGA
- the lgt gene encoding prolipoprotein diacylglyceryl transferase — MLTYPKIDPVALSIGPLSVHWYGLMYLIAFVLFIGLGRLHLKRRPELGWTPPQLDDLLFYGVIGVVVGGRLGEVLFYQPGYYLSHPLEILAIWKGGMSFHGGFLGVLVAMWVYGRKHDKGFWQITDFIAPLVPTGLAAGRIGNFINGELWGRAADPALPWAMVFPHVDALPRHPSQLYQAAGEGLLLFALLWWYARAPRPLRATSALFLIGYGALRFGAEFFRTPDPGIFGTLSAGLSTAQWLCVPMILIGAAMFAHAQRRTQR, encoded by the coding sequence ATGCTGACGTATCCCAAGATCGACCCGGTCGCGCTATCGATCGGCCCACTGTCCGTGCATTGGTACGGGCTGATGTACCTGATCGCCTTCGTGCTGTTCATCGGCCTCGGCCGGCTGCACCTCAAGCGCCGGCCCGAACTGGGCTGGACACCGCCGCAGCTCGACGACCTGCTGTTCTACGGGGTGATCGGCGTGGTGGTCGGCGGCCGGCTGGGCGAAGTCCTGTTCTACCAGCCCGGCTACTACCTCAGCCATCCGCTGGAGATCCTCGCCATCTGGAAAGGCGGCATGAGCTTCCACGGCGGCTTCCTCGGCGTACTGGTGGCCATGTGGGTGTATGGCCGCAAGCACGACAAGGGCTTCTGGCAGATCACCGATTTCATCGCGCCGCTGGTGCCCACCGGCCTGGCCGCCGGGCGCATCGGCAACTTCATTAACGGCGAGCTGTGGGGCCGGGCGGCCGACCCCGCGCTGCCGTGGGCGATGGTTTTTCCGCATGTCGACGCCCTGCCCCGCCACCCCTCGCAGCTCTACCAGGCGGCCGGCGAAGGGCTGCTGCTGTTTGCGCTGCTGTGGTGGTATGCCCGCGCGCCACGGCCGCTGCGCGCCACGTCGGCGCTGTTCCTGATCGGCTATGGCGCGCTGCGCTTCGGGGCGGAGTTCTTCCGCACGCCGGACCCGGGCATCTTCGGCACCCTCAGCGCGGGGCTGTCGACCGCGCAATGGCTGTGTGTACCGATGATCCTGATCGGCGCCGCCATGTTTGCCCACGCCCAACGCCGCACACAGCGCTGA